The Streptomonospora litoralis genome window below encodes:
- a CDS encoding helix-turn-helix transcriptional regulator, which produces MTPVGSSPVFIGRQQELRLLLDHAHQARSGTAAATALVGGDAGVGKSRLIAEFAGRLADGRVVSGGCLELGVDGLPFAPFVAALRQILRDHGRAPFDALAQDGPQELARLLPELGAPPDDRREARGLLFEQVLRLFASVAGTDGLTVLVEDLHWADTATRDLLVFLMRNLDTAAVQIVATYRSDDLHRGHPLRRLLLELERLPTVTRLELGPLSPEETAEQAAAIRGRELEADEAAALFDRSGGNPLFVESLAGRPEFVGADIPERPRELLLASLDGLDQAHRQVLRVAAIGAVSAAHIEHDLLARVAGLGEESLNTALRALVDANALCIDGTGYRFRHALLREAVHDEVLPGQHTRLHLSFAEALDALPGVVPLHRLAAEQAHHYWSGHDLPRALEAAWWAAVRAADTLAFAEALRMHERVLEYWESVPDAVERVQGHSHVQVVSQAAAAALESGDFYRARALCDAGLAEVGEEADDERSRTDRAVLLRRRGQARTQLSDGDGISDFVEAMSIHPPHDPGYGFVLSLLAREVKLHQQPIADDRPDTSRSQRSTPVALDASELAAEAIRRSREAGDTCAESDALTTLGTVHMNDGRFDEGRALVERGLELARERQDPTLECRGLACFAHYLRERGLHGEARARLEAALERLRAIGLMSTSGPFVALNLAETRFDTGDLADCRRLVERAVSWSPSPAHRMYLATADVRAAVAQGDLEGARRSAAFIDPESVHSRIHMIQLSVGALLDLYLAEQDFARALALAGTALERVEFERSTGYGWMVVDRIAETLRQVAERPKGCSPDAEAVRAQVLRVAAAMRADGPVQEAFRATTRARLACVRGTSGATAAEAAEAWRDAVEAWSGLGMPLYRAEALLLSAEWALAADRGAQVDDRLREVVKRAAEHGAAVLEGRARDLARRTGVALEAADGRPSAEPPAGLTPREAEVLRLLARGYTNAEIAAELFIAAKTASVHVSHILAKLELPNRAGAASRAHELGLV; this is translated from the coding sequence ATGACGCCGGTCGGTTCCAGTCCCGTGTTCATCGGGCGCCAGCAGGAACTCCGCCTTCTTCTCGACCATGCGCACCAGGCGCGCTCCGGCACCGCCGCGGCGACCGCGCTCGTGGGCGGGGACGCCGGCGTCGGCAAGTCCCGGCTGATCGCGGAGTTCGCCGGCCGCCTGGCGGACGGCCGCGTGGTCTCCGGCGGATGCCTGGAGCTGGGCGTCGACGGGCTTCCCTTCGCGCCCTTCGTCGCCGCACTCCGCCAGATCCTGCGCGACCACGGCCGCGCCCCCTTCGACGCGCTCGCCCAGGACGGCCCGCAGGAACTGGCGCGCCTGCTGCCGGAGCTGGGCGCACCGCCCGACGACCGCCGGGAGGCGCGCGGGCTGCTGTTCGAACAGGTGCTGCGCCTGTTCGCCTCGGTCGCCGGCACCGACGGGCTCACCGTTCTCGTCGAGGACCTGCATTGGGCCGACACCGCCACCCGCGACCTGCTGGTCTTCCTGATGCGCAACCTCGACACCGCGGCGGTGCAGATCGTCGCCACCTACCGCAGCGACGACCTGCACCGCGGCCACCCGCTGCGGCGCCTGCTGCTGGAGCTGGAGCGGCTGCCCACGGTCACCCGGCTGGAGCTGGGCCCGCTGAGCCCGGAGGAGACGGCGGAGCAGGCCGCGGCCATCCGCGGCCGCGAACTGGAGGCCGACGAGGCCGCCGCCCTGTTCGACCGCAGCGGCGGCAACCCGCTGTTCGTCGAGTCACTGGCCGGCCGTCCCGAGTTCGTCGGCGCGGACATCCCCGAACGCCCGCGCGAGCTGCTACTGGCCTCCTTGGACGGGCTCGACCAGGCGCACCGCCAGGTGTTGCGGGTGGCCGCGATCGGCGCGGTCAGCGCCGCCCACATCGAGCACGACCTGCTGGCCCGCGTCGCCGGGCTCGGCGAGGAGAGCCTGAACACCGCGCTGCGCGCCCTGGTCGACGCGAACGCGCTGTGCATCGACGGCACCGGATACCGGTTCCGGCACGCGCTGCTGCGCGAGGCCGTGCACGACGAGGTGCTGCCGGGCCAGCACACACGGCTGCACCTGAGCTTCGCCGAGGCCCTGGACGCGCTGCCCGGCGTCGTCCCCCTCCACCGCCTGGCGGCGGAGCAGGCCCACCACTACTGGTCGGGCCACGATCTGCCGCGCGCGCTGGAGGCCGCATGGTGGGCCGCCGTGCGTGCCGCCGACACGCTCGCCTTCGCCGAGGCGCTGCGCATGCACGAACGTGTCCTGGAGTACTGGGAGAGCGTGCCCGACGCCGTCGAACGCGTCCAAGGGCACAGCCACGTGCAGGTCGTCTCCCAGGCGGCCGCCGCCGCGCTGGAGAGCGGCGACTTCTACCGGGCCCGCGCACTGTGCGACGCCGGACTGGCCGAGGTGGGCGAGGAGGCCGACGACGAGCGGAGCCGCACCGACCGCGCCGTACTGCTGCGGCGCCGCGGCCAGGCCCGCACCCAGCTCTCCGACGGAGACGGGATCTCCGACTTCGTCGAGGCGATGTCGATCCACCCGCCCCACGACCCCGGATACGGCTTCGTACTCTCCCTGCTGGCACGGGAGGTCAAGCTGCACCAGCAGCCCATCGCCGACGACCGCCCCGACACCAGCCGATCGCAGCGCAGCACGCCCGTGGCACTGGACGCGAGCGAATTGGCCGCGGAGGCCATCCGCCGCTCCCGCGAGGCGGGCGACACCTGTGCCGAGTCCGACGCGCTGACCACTCTGGGCACGGTGCACATGAACGACGGCCGCTTCGACGAGGGGCGCGCCCTGGTCGAGCGCGGCCTGGAGCTGGCGCGCGAGCGGCAGGACCCCACACTGGAGTGCCGCGGCCTCGCGTGCTTCGCCCACTACCTGCGCGAGCGCGGGCTGCACGGCGAAGCGCGCGCCCGCCTGGAGGCCGCTCTGGAGCGGCTGCGCGCGATCGGCCTGATGAGCACCAGCGGGCCGTTCGTCGCGCTCAACCTGGCCGAGACCCGGTTCGACACCGGCGACCTCGCCGACTGCCGGAGGCTGGTCGAACGGGCCGTGTCCTGGTCGCCCTCGCCGGCCCACCGGATGTATCTGGCCACCGCCGACGTCCGTGCGGCCGTTGCCCAGGGCGACCTGGAGGGTGCCCGCCGCAGCGCGGCTTTCATCGACCCCGAATCGGTCCACTCCCGCATCCACATGATCCAGCTCAGCGTCGGCGCGCTGCTCGACCTGTACCTGGCCGAGCAGGACTTCGCCCGGGCCCTGGCGCTGGCGGGCACGGCCCTGGAGCGCGTCGAGTTCGAGCGTTCCACCGGCTACGGCTGGATGGTGGTCGACCGCATCGCCGAGACCCTGCGACAGGTGGCCGAGCGCCCGAAGGGGTGCTCGCCCGATGCCGAGGCGGTGCGGGCGCAGGTGCTGCGCGTCGCCGCCGCGATGCGTGCCGACGGGCCGGTACAGGAGGCCTTCCGGGCGACGACCCGCGCACGCCTGGCCTGCGTGCGCGGCACCTCCGGGGCGACGGCGGCCGAGGCCGCCGAGGCGTGGCGGGACGCTGTGGAGGCGTGGAGCGGCCTGGGCATGCCGCTGTACCGCGCCGAGGCGCTGCTGCTGTCGGCGGAGTGGGCACTGGCCGCCGACCGCGGCGCCCAGGTCGACGACCGGTTGCGCGAGGTCGTGAAGCGGGCGGCCGAGCACGGCGCCGCGGTGCTGGAGGGGCGCGCCCGCGACCTGGCGCGCCGCACGGGGGTCGCGCTGGAGGCCGCAGACGGCCGCCCTTCGGCGGAGCCGCCAGCGGGCCTGACCCCGCGCGAGGCCGAGGTGCTGCGGCTGCTCGCCCGCGGCTACACCAACGCCGAGATCGCCGCCGAACTGTTCATCGCCGCCAAGACCGCCAGCGTGCACGTCTCGCACATCCTGGCCAAGCTGGAGCTGCCCAACCGCGCCGGTGCGGCCTCGCGGGCCCACGAGCTGGGGCTGGTGTAG
- a CDS encoding response regulator, with amino-acid sequence MSGHPPAPDAAYAVPTETPVPPVKVLVVDDHAFFRRGLVSVLDDEPDIDVVGESADGQHAVRTAADLVPDVVLMDVWMPGSSGIDACTGIKDMVPSAKIVMLTMSDEEDDLFEALKAGATGYLLKEISVDELPSAVRAIASGQSFITPSMATKLIGEFTALAKKDGGRARRVPAPHLTGRETEVLRGVARCRNNKEIAEQLFISEHTVKNHVRNILEKLQLHSRTEAAVYAVREKFLDGE; translated from the coding sequence GTGAGTGGGCACCCCCCCGCCCCGGACGCAGCATACGCCGTCCCGACCGAGACCCCGGTGCCGCCCGTCAAGGTGCTCGTCGTCGACGACCACGCCTTCTTCCGGCGCGGACTCGTCTCGGTCCTGGACGACGAGCCCGACATCGACGTGGTCGGCGAGTCCGCCGACGGCCAGCACGCCGTGCGCACGGCGGCCGACCTGGTCCCCGACGTCGTGCTGATGGACGTGTGGATGCCCGGCAGCAGCGGTATCGACGCCTGCACCGGGATCAAGGACATGGTGCCCAGCGCCAAGATCGTCATGCTGACCATGAGCGACGAGGAGGACGATCTCTTCGAGGCCCTCAAGGCGGGAGCCACCGGCTACCTGCTCAAGGAGATCTCCGTCGACGAACTGCCCTCCGCCGTGCGCGCCATCGCCAGCGGGCAGTCCTTCATCACCCCGTCCATGGCCACCAAGCTCATCGGCGAGTTCACCGCCCTGGCCAAGAAGGACGGGGGCCGCGCCCGCCGGGTCCCCGCCCCGCACCTCACCGGCCGCGAAACCGAGGTCCTGCGCGGCGTCGCGCGGTGCCGCAACAACAAGGAGATCGCCGAGCAGCTCTTCATCTCCGAGCACACGGTGAAGAACCACGTGCGCAACATCCTGGAGAAACTGCAACTCCACTCCCGCACCGAGGCGGCGGTCTACGCGGTGCGCGAGAAGTTCCTCGACGGCGAGTAG
- the glnA gene encoding type I glutamate--ammonia ligase, with product MNRQQEFVLRTLEERDIRFVRLWFTDVLGYLKSVAVAPAELEAAFTEGIGFDGSAIEGFARVYEADMLAQPDPATFQVLPWRNEPHGTARMYCDILMPDGSPSYADPRHVLKRQLSKASDLGFTFYTHPEIEFYLLKKKPEHGEFPEPNDSGGYFDHTPHNSAHDFRRNAINMLEAMGISVEFSHHEGGPGQQEIDLRYADALTTADNIMTFRLVMKEVAMEQGVYATFMPKPFTEYPGSGMHTHMSLFEGERNAFYEPGAEYQMSKVGRGFIAGLLRHAGEITAVCNQWVNSYKRLWDNAAASAGAGGEAPAYVCWGHNNRSALVRVPMYKPDKSNSSRIEFRSVDTACNPYLAYALILAAGLKGIEEGYELPPGAEDDVWALTDSERRALGIAPLPQSLDEAIRAMENSELVAETLGEHVFDFFLRNKKAEWESYRRQVTPYELQRYLPTL from the coding sequence GTGAACCGACAGCAGGAGTTCGTGCTCCGGACCCTGGAGGAGCGCGATATCCGGTTCGTCCGACTGTGGTTCACCGATGTGCTCGGTTACCTCAAGTCGGTCGCCGTAGCCCCGGCCGAGCTGGAGGCCGCGTTCACCGAGGGGATCGGCTTCGACGGCTCGGCGATCGAGGGGTTCGCGCGGGTCTACGAGGCCGACATGCTGGCCCAGCCCGACCCCGCCACGTTCCAGGTGCTGCCGTGGCGCAACGAGCCGCACGGCACGGCGCGGATGTACTGCGACATCCTGATGCCCGACGGCAGCCCCAGCTACGCCGATCCCCGCCATGTGCTCAAACGCCAGCTCAGCAAGGCGTCCGACCTCGGGTTCACCTTCTACACCCACCCCGAGATCGAGTTCTACCTGCTGAAGAAGAAGCCGGAGCACGGCGAATTCCCCGAACCCAACGACTCGGGCGGCTACTTCGACCACACCCCGCACAACAGCGCGCACGACTTCCGGCGCAACGCCATCAACATGCTGGAGGCCATGGGCATCTCCGTGGAGTTCAGCCACCACGAGGGCGGCCCGGGCCAGCAGGAGATCGACCTGCGCTACGCCGACGCGCTGACCACCGCCGACAACATCATGACGTTCCGTCTGGTGATGAAGGAGGTGGCGATGGAGCAGGGCGTCTACGCCACTTTCATGCCCAAGCCCTTCACCGAGTACCCGGGCTCGGGCATGCACACCCACATGTCGCTGTTCGAGGGCGAGCGCAACGCGTTCTACGAGCCCGGCGCGGAATACCAGATGTCCAAGGTCGGCCGCGGGTTCATCGCCGGCCTGCTGCGCCACGCCGGCGAGATCACCGCGGTGTGCAACCAGTGGGTGAACTCCTATAAGCGGCTGTGGGACAACGCCGCCGCCTCGGCGGGCGCCGGCGGCGAGGCTCCGGCGTATGTGTGCTGGGGCCACAACAACCGCTCGGCGCTGGTGCGGGTGCCGATGTACAAGCCCGACAAGAGCAACTCCAGCCGGATCGAGTTCCGCTCCGTCGACACGGCCTGCAACCCCTACCTCGCCTACGCCCTGATCCTGGCCGCGGGCCTGAAGGGCATCGAGGAGGGCTACGAGCTGCCTCCGGGCGCCGAGGACGACGTGTGGGCGCTGACCGACTCCGAACGCCGCGCACTGGGCATAGCGCCACTGCCGCAGAGCCTGGACGAGGCCATCCGGGCGATGGAGAACAGCGAACTCGTCGCCGAGACACTGGGCGAGCACGTCTTCGACTTCTTCCTCCGCAACAAGAAGGCGGAGTGGGAGTCCTACCGCCGCCAGGTCACCCCCTACGAGCTGCAGCGCTACCTGCCGACACTCTGA
- the panB gene encoding 3-methyl-2-oxobutanoate hydroxymethyltransferase — translation MSTTASAPALYGGTADRRVSVRDVLHAKERNERWPMLTAYDALTARVFDEAGIPVLLVGDSAAMVVYGYDSTLPVTVDDLLPLTAAVSRATKRALVVADLPFGSYQGSPEQALDAAARFMKEGHAQAVKLEGGKRVAPHVEALVAAGIPVMGHIGLTPQSVNTLGGYRVQGRGEEAGAALLADAKELERAGAFSVVLECVPSELAARVTEQLTIPTIGIGAGPGTDAQVLVWQDMAGLSPHVAKFVKAYADLNETLSSAARTFADEVVQGSFPDAEHSYN, via the coding sequence ATGAGCACAACCGCATCCGCCCCCGCCCTCTACGGGGGAACCGCCGACCGCAGGGTCAGCGTCCGCGACGTCCTGCACGCCAAGGAGCGCAACGAGCGCTGGCCGATGCTCACCGCCTACGACGCACTGACCGCACGCGTCTTCGACGAGGCCGGCATCCCGGTCCTGCTGGTGGGCGACTCGGCGGCGATGGTCGTCTACGGCTACGACTCCACGCTGCCCGTCACGGTCGACGACCTGCTGCCGCTCACCGCGGCCGTCTCACGCGCCACCAAACGCGCACTCGTCGTCGCCGACCTGCCCTTCGGCTCCTACCAGGGCTCACCCGAGCAGGCGCTGGACGCCGCCGCCCGGTTCATGAAGGAGGGCCACGCCCAGGCGGTGAAACTGGAGGGCGGGAAGCGCGTCGCCCCGCACGTCGAGGCACTGGTCGCCGCCGGCATCCCGGTCATGGGCCACATCGGGCTCACCCCGCAGTCGGTCAACACCCTGGGCGGCTACCGGGTGCAGGGCCGCGGCGAGGAGGCCGGGGCCGCATTGCTGGCCGACGCCAAGGAGCTGGAGCGCGCCGGAGCGTTCTCGGTGGTCCTGGAGTGCGTCCCGAGCGAACTGGCCGCGCGGGTGACCGAGCAGCTGACCATCCCCACCATCGGCATCGGCGCCGGCCCGGGCACCGACGCCCAGGTGCTGGTGTGGCAGGACATGGCCGGGCTGAGCCCGCACGTGGCCAAGTTCGTCAAGGCCTACGCCGACCTCAACGAGACGCTCTCCTCGGCCGCGCGCACCTTCGCCGACGAGGTCGTCCAGGGCTCGTTCCCCGACGCGGAGCACTCCTACAACTGA
- a CDS encoding DUF11 domain-containing protein: protein MADGIENSGRRCAAGLTTAAVVVLAGAGAPAWAAAEKGDAAAAGRGGEAVPMPGRPHVPASAAFAPGLGPSVTAALAPVAADGGENAGTVEGATLSVQVSDDRDTIAAGDEATYTLTLRNESDEAQEAIVSQRVSAKARFVDVEGDGMATGGVATWRVPVEAGAEAERTARVRIGEPGQKLWRVATTVCAQTEAGAPPVACATDANRVEPAAGDSASAVSVPQRVLTVASIVTATLLVLTTGAAVFVVWNRLRLRFGAGPAPGRAAGDADSR, encoded by the coding sequence GTGGCCGACGGGATCGAGAACTCAGGGCGCCGCTGCGCGGCGGGACTGACCACGGCCGCCGTCGTGGTGCTGGCCGGTGCCGGCGCCCCGGCGTGGGCCGCTGCGGAAAAGGGCGACGCCGCCGCAGCGGGACGGGGCGGGGAGGCGGTGCCCATGCCGGGCCGCCCGCACGTCCCGGCCTCCGCCGCGTTCGCGCCGGGCCTGGGGCCTTCCGTCACCGCCGCGCTCGCGCCCGTCGCCGCCGACGGCGGCGAGAACGCCGGAACGGTCGAGGGCGCCACCCTGTCCGTACAGGTGAGCGACGACCGCGACACGATCGCCGCCGGGGACGAAGCGACCTACACGCTTACGCTGCGCAACGAGAGCGACGAAGCGCAGGAGGCCATCGTGTCACAGCGCGTTTCGGCGAAGGCGCGGTTCGTCGACGTCGAGGGCGACGGGATGGCCACGGGCGGCGTCGCCACCTGGCGCGTTCCGGTCGAGGCCGGCGCCGAAGCCGAGCGCACCGCCCGCGTCCGGATCGGCGAGCCGGGCCAGAAGCTGTGGCGGGTCGCCACCACCGTCTGCGCCCAGACCGAGGCGGGCGCCCCACCCGTGGCGTGCGCGACCGACGCCAACCGCGTCGAGCCCGCCGCAGGCGACAGCGCGTCGGCGGTCTCGGTGCCGCAGCGCGTGCTCACCGTGGCGAGCATCGTCACCGCGACCCTGCTCGTCCTCACGACGGGCGCGGCGGTCTTCGTCGTGTGGAACCGCCTGCGTCTCCGCTTCGGCGCCGGACCCGCGCCCGGCCGCGCCGCCGGCGACGCCGACTCCCGCTGA
- a CDS encoding NAD+ synthase produces the protein MAQLRIAMAQVNPTVGDLDGNCRTIADYARRAHDAGAHLAVFPELAVTGYPVEDLALRNSFVSASVKAVAALAERLADDGLGELPVAVGYLSRRAGVGERYGQPAGAPQNAFALLYRGRVEVTSAKHHLPNYGVFDEFRHFVPGETLPVVRIHGADVAFAVCEDLWQGGGPVAAARRARAGLLVTVNASPYERDKDNVRLELCQRRAREIGAVVGYVNMSGGQDELIFDGDSLIVDAEGELFARAPKFEEDLFVTDLALPDARERAGEDPTSEDRGESVDGVRVVRHTLSAEPVAAYAPEPPVLTPRADPASDVGEVYRALVVGVRDYARKNGFGSAAVALSGGIDSAVTTTVAVDALGADRVHALLLPSKYSSEHSLTDAEDLAKRQGISARTVAIAPIVAAFEESMALDGLAAENLQARVRGTLLMGLSNQEGHLVLAPGNKSELATGYSTLYGDSVGGFAPIKDCWKSLVWELARWRNAQAERAGAPAPIPENSISKAPSAELRPGQVDTDSLPDYDLLDGLLDAYIGTDKGMRELTTAGYDPELVQRVIRMVDRAEYKRRQYPPGPKISSRNFGRDRRLPITNRWTPTA, from the coding sequence GTGGCCCAGCTCAGAATCGCGATGGCGCAAGTGAACCCCACCGTCGGCGACCTCGACGGAAACTGCCGGACGATCGCCGACTACGCCCGGCGCGCGCACGACGCGGGCGCGCACCTGGCCGTCTTCCCCGAACTCGCGGTGACCGGATACCCGGTCGAGGACCTCGCACTGCGCAACTCCTTCGTCTCCGCCTCCGTCAAGGCCGTCGCCGCCCTCGCCGAGCGGCTGGCCGACGACGGGCTGGGGGAGCTGCCGGTCGCGGTCGGATACCTGAGCCGCCGCGCCGGCGTCGGCGAACGCTACGGCCAGCCCGCCGGCGCGCCGCAGAACGCGTTCGCGCTGCTGTACCGCGGCCGCGTGGAGGTCACCTCGGCCAAGCACCACCTGCCGAACTACGGCGTGTTCGACGAGTTCCGCCACTTCGTCCCCGGCGAGACCCTCCCGGTCGTGCGGATCCACGGCGCCGATGTCGCCTTCGCCGTCTGCGAGGACCTGTGGCAGGGCGGCGGACCCGTCGCCGCCGCCCGCCGGGCCCGCGCCGGGCTGCTGGTGACCGTCAACGCCTCCCCCTACGAGCGCGACAAGGACAACGTCCGCCTGGAGCTGTGCCAGCGCCGCGCCCGCGAGATCGGCGCCGTGGTGGGCTATGTGAACATGAGCGGCGGCCAGGACGAGCTGATCTTCGACGGTGACTCGCTGATCGTCGACGCCGAGGGCGAGCTGTTCGCGCGCGCACCCAAGTTCGAGGAGGACCTGTTCGTCACCGACCTCGCGCTGCCCGACGCGCGGGAGAGGGCGGGGGAGGACCCCACGTCCGAGGATCGGGGCGAGTCCGTCGACGGTGTGCGCGTGGTGCGCCACACCCTCTCCGCCGAGCCGGTCGCGGCCTACGCGCCCGAACCGCCGGTGCTCACCCCGCGCGCCGATCCCGCCTCCGACGTCGGCGAGGTCTACCGCGCCCTCGTCGTGGGGGTGCGCGACTACGCGCGCAAGAACGGCTTCGGCTCCGCCGCCGTGGCGCTCTCCGGGGGCATCGACTCCGCGGTGACCACCACCGTGGCCGTGGACGCGCTGGGCGCCGACCGTGTGCACGCGCTGCTGCTGCCCAGCAAGTACTCCAGCGAGCACTCGCTCACCGACGCCGAAGACCTGGCCAAGCGCCAGGGCATCAGCGCGCGCACGGTGGCCATCGCGCCGATCGTGGCCGCCTTCGAGGAGAGCATGGCCCTGGACGGCCTGGCCGCGGAGAACCTGCAGGCGCGGGTGCGCGGCACGCTGCTGATGGGCCTGTCCAACCAGGAGGGCCACCTGGTGCTGGCCCCCGGCAACAAGAGCGAGCTGGCCACCGGCTACTCCACGCTCTACGGGGACTCGGTGGGCGGGTTCGCGCCGATCAAGGACTGCTGGAAGTCGCTGGTGTGGGAGCTGGCGCGCTGGCGCAACGCCCAGGCCGAGCGGGCGGGCGCACCCGCCCCGATCCCGGAGAACTCGATCAGCAAGGCGCCGAGCGCCGAGCTGCGCCCGGGCCAGGTGGACACCGACTCGCTGCCCGACTACGACCTGCTCGACGGGCTGCTGGACGCCTACATCGGCACCGACAAGGGCATGCGGGAGCTGACGACCGCGGGCTACGACCCCGAGCTGGTCCAACGCGTCATCCGCATGGTCGACCGCGCCGAGTACAAGCGCCGCCAGTACCCGCCCGGCCCCAAGATCAGCTCCCGCAACTTCGGCCGCGACCGGCGGCTGCCCATCACCAACCGCTGGACGCCGACGGCGTGA